The following coding sequences lie in one Gouania willdenowi chromosome 5, fGouWil2.1, whole genome shotgun sequence genomic window:
- the LOC114463067 gene encoding zinc finger protein OZF-like, whose amino-acid sequence MSLSQQTASSDEDMFDLCGRRTADDDDDEEEEAEPSHHNTSTEFPEGVPHSSVSDDVRCERRPSLSKRDPRLLHIKEEPEEEFWESGQHQTDIIAVIVKSEDDEENLDFGVLHWRQTGENVKEEFSSCSSAILMKRESDGEDLNHSDGLKTDSPYSLGEHWSDIKQTNTNGKSEKLPDGKKYFSRQREKPFSCDFCGKCFRANAPLNIHRKVHTGKKPFSCDVCGKRFIKKLRLKEHRRIHTAEMAFCCDVCAKHFTSKANLKRHMSIHTGEKPYSCNFCNRTFSQKNSQERHTSIHTGKKAFSCDVCGKGFSREVLLMAHMCAHTGEKPFGCDVCGKRFGKKTNLIRHASVHTREKLISCNVCDQKFSLASSLKLHMSVHAGEKPFSCEMCCKYFCSKSNLKRHMSVHTGEKPFVCDVCGQMFTRQLNLSVHMSTHTSTHTGEKAFSCNICSKRFSSRTAMERHASVHTGEKPFNCDLCGKQFRTNKLLKSHASIHNGEKPFGCDICGSKFTRKSSLKTHSNVHTKEKHFEVAELGCCTLKHV is encoded by the coding sequence CCTGAAGGTGTTCCTCATTCCTCAGTGTCTGACGACGTCCGCTGTGAACGCAGACCCAGTCTGAGCAAACGAGACCCACGACTTCTTCATATTAAGGAAGAACCGGAAGAAGAATTCTGGGAAAGTGGGCAGCACCAGACGGAtatcattgctgtgattgtgAAGAGTGAGGATGATGAGGAGAACCTGGACTTTGGAGTTTTACACTGGAGACAAACTGGAGAAAACGTCAAGGAAGAATTTTCCAGCTGCAGCTCAGCTATTCTGATGAAGAGAGAAAGTGATGGTGAAGATCTAAACCATTCTGATGGATTAAAAACAGACTCTCCTTATAGTTTGGGAGAACATTGGTCTGACattaaacagacaaacacaaatGGTAAATCTGAAAAGCTTCCAGatggtaaaaaatatttttctagacagagagagaaaccatttaGTTGTGACTTTTGTGGTAAATGCTTTAGGGCTAACGCACCTCTTAACATCCATCGAAAAGTGCACACAGGCAAGAAACCTTTTAGTTGTGACGTTTGTGGTAAAAGGTTCATAAAAAAGCTCCGTTTAAAGGAGCACAGGAGGATCCACACAGCGGAAATGGCCTTTTGTTGCGACGTTTGCGCTAAACACTTCACTAGTAAAGCCAACTTGAAGAGACACATGAGCATCCACACGGGAGAGAAACCCTACAGCTGTAACTTTTGCAATCGCACCTTTTCtcaaaaaaacagtcaagaaaGACACACAAGCATCCACACGGGGAAAAAAGCGTTCAGTTGCGACGTTTGTGGGAAAGGTTTTAGCCGCGAAGTCCTTCTGATGGCTCACATGTGCGCGCACacgggagagaaaccctttggttgtgatgtGTGTGGAAAACGTTTTGGTAAGAAGACAAATCTGATCAGACACGCGAGTGTACACACAAGAGAGAAGCTTATTAGTTGTAACGTTTGCGATCAGAAGTTTAGCCTCGCGTCAAGTCTAAAGTTACACATGAGTGTCCACGCTGGAGAGAAACCGTTCAGTTGTGAAATGTGTTGTAAATATTTCTGTAGTAAGTCCAATCTGAAGAGACACATGAGCGTTCACACAGGGGAGAAGCCTTTTGTTTGCGACGTTTGTGGCCAAATGTTTACTCGCCAGTTGAACTTGAGCGTGCACATGAGCACGCACACGAGCACGCACACGGGAGAAAAAGCCTTCAGCTGCAACATCTGTAGCAAACGTTTCAGCTCCAGGACGGCTATGGAGCGTCACGCAAGTGTACATACAGGAGAAAAACCTTTCAACTGTGATCTGTGCGGTAAACAATTTAGAACTAACAAACTCCTGAAGAGCCACGCGAGCATCCACAACGGAGAGAAACCGTTTGGTTGTGATATCTGTGGCTCGAAATTTACTCGCAAGTCAAGTCTTAAAACACACAGTAATGTTCACACCAAAGAGAAACATTTTGAAGTTGCTGAACTTGGGTGTTGCACATTAAAGCACGTCTGA
- the LOC114463089 gene encoding gastrula zinc finger protein XlCGF8.2DB-like produces MSTVETLSQLEDTFDLCGRTTADDEEEEEEEPSDVGEVEDSHIIAVIVKSEDEDETPQLLHVRQPEENIKEDPSTCSSAQLIKREIIGDEAEDVRMRSSMTSDIYDHASDSSETDVSAEDDRWQEPLSDSEIETEDVYGGKKPFGCDVCGKSFNSKAHLRRHMRIHTGEKPFGCEVCGKRFNCKEHLKSHMITHAREKPFSCKVCSQTFIRKVHLKEHMRIHSGERPYSCPVCGQTFTQRSNFNVHMRVHTGEKPFGCNVCGKMFTCKSTIKTHMRVHTGEKPYGCDVCAKRFRYSSAIKTHMRVHTGEKPFGCDICCKRFTQKPSLNEHMKLHTGKKPFVCNHCGRSFSRKYSLTSHVRVHTK; encoded by the exons atgtcCACCGTGGAAACGCTGAGTCAGCTTGAAGACACGTTTGATCTGTGTGGTCGAACAACagctgatgatgaagaggaggaggaagaggaaccGTCTGATGTTGGAG AGGTGGAGGACTCACATATCATTGCTGTCATTGTGAAAagtgaggatgaagatgagACGCCTCAGCTTTTACACGTGAGACAACCTGAAGAGAACATAAAGGAGGATCCTTCTACCTGCAGCTCTGCTCAACTGATCAAAAGAGAAATTATTGGGGATGAAGCAGAAGATGTGAGAATGAGGAGTAGCATGACGTCTGATATCTACGATCATGCATCGGACTCCTCTGAGACTGACGTTAGTGCTGAGGATGATCGTTGGCAGGAGCCACTGTCTGACTCTGAAATTGAGACGGAAGACGTCTATGGTGGGAAGAAACCTTTTGGATGTGACGTTTGTGGTAAAAGCTTTAACTCTAAGGCACATTTACGACGTCACATGAGGATCCACACTGGGGAGAAACCTTTTGGTTGTGAAGTTTGTGGTAAACGCTTTAACTGTAAGGAACATTTAAAGAGTCACATGATCACCCACGCTAGGGAGAAACCTTTTAGCTGTAAAGTTTGTAGTCAAACCTTTATCCGTAAGGTACATCTAAAagaacacatgagaatccactcTGGAGAGAGACCTTACTCCTGTCCAGTTTGTGGTCAAACCTTCACCCAGAGGTCAAACTTTAACGTGCACATGCgagtccacacaggagagaaaccctttggcTGCAATGTTTGTGGGAAAATGTTCACCTGTAAATCAACTATCAAGACGCACATGAGAGtgcacacaggagagaaaccctacgGCTGTGATGTGTGCGCTAAAAGATTTCGATATAGCTCGGCGATCAAGACACACATGAGAGTGCACACGGGAGAGAAACCGTTTGGATGTGACATTTGCTGTAAAAGATTTACTCAGAAGCCAAGTCTTAACGAGCATATGAAACTTCACACGGGAAAGAAACCATTTGTTTGTAACCATTGTGGTCGGTCCTTCAGTCGAAAGTATAGCCTGACATCACATGTGCGTgtccacacaaaataa
- the LOC114463097 gene encoding zinc finger protein 41-like has translation MSTEETLSQHGDKFDFCGRTTADEDDAFEYKHHHYTDTDVPDGVSCKHGLQLHIKKEEEESWESLEEKQETDIMAVTVKSEDEEEEEEAQCSLLHWRQSEENIKGEPATCCSAKLMKVEPDGEETESSDTEDSDDWREPLSEAQSEHMDMRCESFKTSENNTKRKSQIREKRFGCDICGKRFTRKTSHSAHVRIHTGEKPFGCDVCGKRFCKRYDLKVHVRIHTGEKPYSCDVCGKRFTFSGQKKRHMSVHTKERLFGSDIRGNQLRCNANVKNRVTQHTRGNICNICGQHFTLKPHLTHHMRIHNLSVSSLLKVSEKAMI, from the exons atGTCTACAGAGGAAACGCTGAGTCAGCATGGAGACAAGTTTGATTTCTGTGGAAGAACAACagctgatgaagatgatgctTTTGAATACAAACATCACCACTACACCGACACAG ATGTTCCTGATGGTGTTTCCTGTAAACATGGACTGCAGCTCCATATCaagaaggaagaggaggaatCGTGGGAAAGTCTGGAGGAAAAGCAGGAGACGGACATCATGGCTGTTACTGTGAAgagtgaagatgaagaagaggaggaagaagctcagtgttctctgctacactggagacaaagtgaggagaacatcaaaggagaacctgcaacctgCTGCTCAGCTAAACTCATGAAAGTAGAACCTGACGGAGAGGAAACAGAATCATCTGATACTGAAGACAGTGATGATTGGAGGGAACCTTTGTCTGAAGCTCAGAGTGAACACATGGACATGAGGTGTGAGAGCTTTAAAACATCTGAGAACAACaccaaaagaaaatcacagatCAGAGAGAAACGCTTTGGTTGTGACATATGTGGGAAACGATTTACTCGTAAGACGAGTCATTCCGCGCACGTTAGAATCCACacgggagagaaaccctttggttgtgacGTGTGCGGGAAACGATTTTGCAAAAGATACGATCTGAAGGTCCACGTGAGAATTCACACGGGAGAGAAACCctacagttgtgatgtttgcGGTAAAAGATTTACCTTCAGCGGGCAGAAGAAACGTCACATGTCGGTCCACACAAAGGAGAGACTCTTCGGCAGTGACATCCGTGGGAATCAGCTCCGTTGCAACGCAAATGTGAAGAATCGTGTGACACAGCACACGAGAggaaatatctgtaatatttgtGGTCAACATTTTACGCTTAAACCACATCTAACGCatcacatgagaatccacaatTTGTCTGTGTCGTCCCTGCTGAAGGTTTCAGAGAAAGCGATGATCTGA
- the LOC114462909 gene encoding zinc finger protein 62-like, producing the protein MSTEETLSQHGDMFEFCGRTTADDDDDDEEEEEPSDDAFVHQHHHNTYTDVPDGVSCKYGLQLHIKKEEEELWGSLEEKQETDITAVTVKSEDEEEEEAQCSLLHWRQSEENIKGEPATCSSAKLMKVEPDGEETDGSDTDNSDDWRELLSESESESDVIDINFIKENTSVSLGAENNITDIHTREKPFGCNVCGKKFSCQEYLKRHMIVHSGEKPFSCDVCGKKCSRNDDLKSHMLIHTGEKPFGCDVCRKGFRSRTDLRRHMRIHTGEKPFGCDVCSKTFSRRTHLKTHMSSHTGEKPFGCPLCGQHFAAKGRLSVHLNIHKREKPFQCDVCRKCFSCKAYLKRHMVVHTGKPFGCDMCNKRFCQKTNLKWHMRIHTGEKPYGCDVCGQKFNKKTTLKVHMIVHTGEKPFACDVCGQKFTQKSSLTAHMNIHTGEKPFICCECGNSFSSNSRLRSHMRVHSADKPFSCDICGEGFKRNACLQKHRRVHKGDKVFGCEICGKKFKQLIELRKHARVHGLLEDIFTETFDEDETLFLFKGTNTDMSTKKTCFFCQGVLFCAQKVCCRCKKDQPVKHRLKKKLLCDRKKKHNVALIEDEAIIMLEKFHAIGCKPMLLLGKEIKKGQTKCDILTPRCRLSASAKDYLQKISSFYQCLCEGWTQESTDDNQVITLQLTARHPQEGTGNAERNSADQKKETHVTDVEEEESPASIDGQTERGNPVDRQLDQTDTLERHMEQVDGQGSGFGNTKRLLHKKQEQREFWVNVEGEQLCGQPESDIIAVIVKSEEDEEKLQCSELRWKQSENMKGEPATCTLAHLIRGKTPEDNSEEQAAKPHTDGEKTDSSQTGDDDDDDDDWQVPLTVSDSENEKRKRSRSHKVGDSRSNDGKKKTKPTPKSGDSLSCLDDENHSKVLHTQEKPYSCNVCGRCFTKIPNLKSHMRIHTGEKPFVCDMCGKSFSHKTNLNSHVRVHKAEKPFKCDVCSKCFKDPQTLKVHTRVHTGEKPYSCDMCSKRFSSKSYFKAHKRGHTGEKPFGCDICRKCFKDSQTLKLHTRVHTGEKPYSCDICSKPFTRKSYLEAHIRVHTGEKPYSCDICGQRFTHQPNLSAHVRIHSGEKSFVCNICGKGFRRKADRDRHKGIHRGGKPNGCDVSG; encoded by the exons atGTCTACAGAGGAAACGCTGAGTCAGCATGGAGACATGTTTGAATTCTGTGGAAGAACAacagctgatgatgatgatgacgatgaagaggaggaggaaccGTCTGATGATGCCTTCGTGCACCAACATCACCACAACACCTACACAG ATGTTCCTGATGGTGTTTCCTGTAAATATGGACTGCAGCTCCACATcaagaaggaagaggaagaactgtGGGGAAGTCTGGAGGAAAAGCAGGAGACGGACATCACGGCTGTTACTGTGAAgagtgaagatgaagaagaggaggaagctcagtgttctctgctacactggagacaaagtgaggagaacatcaaaggagaacctgcaacctgcagctcagctaAACTCATGAAAGTAGAACCTGATGGAGAGGAAACAGACGGCTCTGACACTGACAACAGTGACGATTGGCGAGAACTTTTGTCAGAGTCTGAATCTGAAAGTGACGTCATCGACATTAACTTTATAAAGGAAAACACATCAGTGAGTTTGGGCGCTGAGAATAATATTACTGACATTCACACTAGAGAGAAACCGTTCGGTTGTAATGTTTGTGGAAAGAAGTTTAGCTGCCAGGAGTACTTGAAGCGTCACATGATTGTCCactcaggagagaaacccttcaGTTGTGACGTTTGTGGCAAGAAATGCAGCCGCAACGACGACCtcaaaagccacatgttgatcCACACGGGAGAGAAACCCTTCGGTTGTGACGTCTGCAGGAAAGGATTTCGCAGCAGGACAGATTTGAGGagacacatgagaatccacacgggagagaaaccctttggatGTGACGTGTGTAGTAAAACCTTTAGTCGGCGAACACATCTGAAGACTCACATGAGCAGCCACACGGGGGAGAAACCATTTGGATGTCCGCTTTGTGGGCAACATTTTGCTGCAAAGGGGCGTCTGAGCGTGCACCTGAACATCCACAAGAGAGAGAAACCGTTCCAGTGTGACGTTTGTAGAAAGTGTTTCAGCTGTAAGGCGTATCTGAAGCGTCACATGGTGGTTCACACGGGgaaaccctttggttgtgacATGTGCAATAAACGTTTTTGTCAGAAGACGAATCTGAAGTggcacatgagaatccacacaggggAGAAACCAtatggttgtgatgtttgtggtcaaaagtttaacaaaaagacaactCTGAAAGTACACATGATCGTCCACACGGGGGAGAAACCTTTCGCTTGTGACGTCTGTGGTCAGAAGTTTACTCAGAAATCCAGTTTGACGGCTCACATGAACATCCACacgggagagaaaccctttaTTTGCTGCGAGTGTGGGAATAGCTTCAGTAGTAACAGCCGACTGAGAAGTCACATGAGGGTGCACTCAGCAGATAAACCGTTTAGCTGTGATATTTGTGGTGAAGGCTTCAAACGAAATGCTTGTCTCCAGAAACACAGGAGAGTCCACAAAGGGGACAAAGTGTTCGGCTGTGAGATCTGTGGGAAAAAGTTCAAGCAGTTAATAGAACTGAGAAAACATGCCAGAGTCCACGGATTACTAGAAGATATTTTTACTGAAACGTTTGATGAAGATGAGACAC tttttttatttaaaggaacgAACACGGACATGTCTACAAAGAAGACCTGTTTCTTTTGCCAGGGAGTTTTATTTTGTGCTCAGAAGGTCTGTTGTCGCTGTAAAAAGGATCAACCTGTGAAGCATCGGCTCAAAAAGAAGCTACTGTGCGACCGGAAGAAGAAACACAACGTGGCATTAATCGAAGATGAAGCCATTATTATG CTTGAAAAATTTCATGCCATTGGTTGCAAACCGATGCTGCTTCTGGGGAAAGAgataaagaaaggacaaacaaAGTGTGACATCCTCACCCCTCGCTGCAGACTCAGCGCGTCTGCCAAAGACTACCTGCAGAAAATATCCTCGTTTTATCAGTGTCTCTGTGAAg GTTGGACGCAGGAATCTACAGACGATAATCAGGTCATTACACTGCAGCTCACAGCTCGTCATCCACAGGAAGGAACAGGAAACGCTGAGAGGAACTCAGCGGACCAAAAGAAGGAAACTCATGTCACAgatgtggaggaggaggagtctcCTGCATCCATAGACGGACAGACGGAGCGTGGGAACCCTGTGGACAGACAGCTGGACCAGACAGACACGTTGGAGCGTCACATGGAGCAAGTGGATGGACAGG GTTCTGGCTTTGGAAACACAAAGCGTCTCCTTCACAAAAAGCAAGAACAGAGGGAATTCTGGGTAAACGTAGAAGGAGAGCAGCTTTGTGGGCAGCCGGAGTCCGATATCATCGCTGTTATCGTGAAGAGCGAAGAAGACGAGGAGAAGCTTCAGTGTTCTGAGCTACGGTGGAAACAAAGCGAGAACatgaaaggagaacctgcaacctgCACCTTAGCTCATCTGATCAGAGGAAAAACACCAGAGGACAACAGTGAAGAACAAGCAGCAAAACCACACACTGATGGAGAGAAAACAGACTCTTCTCAAActggagatgatgatgatgatgatgatgattggcAGGTACCTCTGACAGTATCTGACTCTGAAAATGAAAAGAGGAAGAGGTCTCGGTCCCATAAAGTAGGTGATAGTAGATCTAATGatgggaaaaagaaaacaaaaccaacACCTAAATCAGGAGATTCCCTATCATGTTTGGATGACGAGAATCATTCCAAAGTGCTTCACACCCAGGAGAAACCATACAGTTGTAATGTGTGTGGTCGATGTTTTACCAAAATACCAAATCTAaagtcacacatgagaatccacactggGGAGAAACCCTTTGTCTGTGACATGTGTGGGAAAAGTTTCAGTCACAAAACGAATCTGAACAGCCACGTACGAGTCCACAAAGCAGAGAAACCCTTCAAGTGTGACGtctgcagtaaatgttttaagGACCCACAAACCCTGAAAGTGCACACCAGAGTGCACACCGGAGAGAAACCTTACAGCTGTGACATGTGCAGTAAAAGGTTTAGTAGTAAGTCATATTTTAAGGCCCACAAGAGAGGCCACACGGGAGAGAAACCCTTCGGATGTGACAtctgtagaaaatgttttaaggACTCACAAACTCTGAAATTGCACACGAGAGtacacacaggagagaaaccatacAGTTGTGACATTTGCAGTAAACCTTTTACTCGCAAGTCGTATCTCGAGGCCCACATAAGAGttcacacaggagaaaaaccgTATAGTTGTGATATTTGTGGTCAACGTTTCACACATCAGCCAAATCTAAGCGCGCACGTGAGAATCCACAGTGGAGAGAAATCTTTCGTCTGCAACATCTGTGGCAAAGGTTTTCGACGCAAAGCGGATCGAGATAGACACAAAGGAATCCACAGAGGAGGGAAACCCAACGGTTGTGATGTGAGCGGTTAA
- the LOC114463110 gene encoding gastrula zinc finger protein XlCGF49.1-like → MFMCDICGKHFQYKSNVKAHKLIHTGEKPFRCEICGKQYNQKSHLKKHKLVHSGEKAFSCDFCKRCFSQKSNLEKHVRLHTGEKPFGCDVCKKRFSQKSNLNIHVKRHSGEKPYGCDTCKKFFSQKSNLESHMKRHTGEKPFDCKMCEKTFSQKSHLERHVRCHTGEKLYGCTKCEKRFTHKCTLDKHHREHTEDRNDK, encoded by the coding sequence ATGTTTATGTGTGACATTTGTGGGAAACACTTTCAATACAAGTCGAATGTAAAGGCGCATAAAttaattcacacaggagagaaacctttcAGATGTGAGATCTGTGGTAAACAATATAATCAGAAGTCACACTTGAAGAAACATAAATTAGTGCACAGTGGCGAGAAAGCGTTCAGCTGTGACTTCTGTAAAAGGTGTTTCTCTCAGAAATCAAACCTAGAGAAACACGTTAGACTTCACACAGGTGAGAAACCGTTCGGCTGCGACGTCTGTAAAAAAAGATTCTCTCAGAAGTCCAATTTGAATATCCACGTGAAACGGCACTCGGGAGAGAAACCGTATGGCTGTGATACGTGCAAAAAGTTTTTCTCCCAGAAATCCAACCTAGAGAGTCACATGAAGCGccacactggagagaaaccgTTTGACTGCAAGATGTGTGAAAAGACTTTTTCGCAGAAATCTCATTTGGAACGCCACGTGAGATGccacactggagagaaactGTACGGTTGTACCAAATGTGAAAAAAGGTTCACTCATAAGTGTACGCTGGACAAACATCACAGAGAACACACTGAGGACAGGAATGACAAGTAG
- the LOC114463073 gene encoding zinc finger protein OZF-like, producing MFDLCGRKISDDDPCDDAFKPKVLLHRLVWPEGVQQVLENDGAFSEGTFPLVEQVKQEPMWENQNGEQLSEQETDIIAVIVKSEEEEEKPQISELQTEDDVKEERPISIKEEPPTCGSTDLIKTAIGGDNSEEAEEEEEEFACNEYWKRCSVEKPFRCDVCGKHFSRKSNVKKHKLIHSGEKPFGCDVCGKHFTQKSDLKTHKSIHTGERPFGCDICKKDFVRKSCLDRHMIRHPRERYFTCDVCGEYLRTKQDLNTHRLIHKGEKPFGCDVCGKKFRRKADVQKHKRIHAGTKPFSCDICGKDFYRQSDVTYHRVIHLGEKPLSCDICEKHFLRKSHLDNHMRSHTGEKPFGCDVCKTSFFRKSHLDRHMKCHTGEKTFECDVCKKLFLRKTQLDSHMRLHTGEKPFDCHVCKKSFSLKANLDQHMRCHTGEKPYGCDICKKSFAQKSNLDRHMRHHTGEKPFGCEKCGKTFSHNHHLKKHSRVHAGDKTL from the exons ATGTTTGATCTCTGTGGAAGAAAAATATCAGATGATGATCCGTGTGATGATGCCTTTAAGCCCAAAGTCCTACTGCACAGATTAG TGTGGCCTGAAGGTGTTCAGCAGGTGTTGGAGAATGACGGAGCTTTTTCTGAGGGGACGTTTCCACTGGTGGAGCAGGTGAAACAAGAGCCGATGTGGGAAAATCAGAATGGAGAGCAGCTTAGTGAGCAGGAGACTGAtatcattgctgtgattgtcaagagtgaagaagaagaggagaagCCTCAGATCTCTGAGCTACAAACTGAGGATGATGTAAAGGAGGAGCGTCCAATCAGCATCAAGGAAGAACCTCCAACCTGCGGCTCGACTGACTTGATCAAAACAGCGATTGGTGGAGACAACAgtgaagaagcagaagaagaagaggaagagttTGCTTGTAATGAATATTGGAAAAGATGCTCAGTAGAGAAACCTTTTAGATGTGACGTCTGTGGAAAGCACTTTAGTCGAaagtcaaatgtaaaaaaacacaaattaattcacTCGGGGGAGAAACCCTTCGgctgtgatgtttgtggtaaaCATTTCACCCAAAAGTCAGACCTAAAGACTCACAAATCAATTCACACAGGGGAAAGACCGTTCGGCTGTGACATCTGTAAAAAGGACTTTGTGAGGAAATCATGTTTAGATCGTCACATGATCCGCCATCCCCGGGAGAGATATTTCACTTGTGATGTCTGTGGTGAATACTTGCGTACGAAGCAGGACCTGAACACGCACAGATTAATACACAAAGGAGAGAAACCCTTCGGCTGTGATGTTTGCGGTAAAAAATTCAGGCGAAAGGCAGACGTACAGAAACACAAACGGATTCACGCCGGAACAAAACCTTTCAGTTGCGATATATGCGGAAAGGACTTTTACAGACAGTCTGACGTTACGTATCACAGAGTGATTCACCTCGGAGAGAAACCCCTTTCTTGTGATATCTGTGAAAAGCATTTCCTCCGGAAGTCACATTTAGATAATCACATGAGAAGCCACACTGGCGAGAAACCGTTTGGCTGTGACGTCTGTAAAACCAGTTTCTTTCGTAAATCGCATTTGGATCGTCACATGAAGTGTCACACTGGGGAGAAAACCTTCGAATGTGATGTCTGTAAAAAGCTTTTTCTTCGTAAAACCCAGCTAGACTCTCACATGAGGCTCCACACCGGAGAGAAACCGTTCGACTGCCACGTCTGTAAAAAGTCTTTCTCTCTGAAAGCGAATTTGGATCAACACATGCGATGCCACACCGGAGAGAAACCGTACGGCTGCGACATCTGTAAGAAGTCATTTGCGCAGAAATCCAACTTAGATCGACACATGAGACAccacactggagagaaaccgTTTGGATGTgagaaatgtggaaaaacattcTCTCATAATCATCATCTAAAGAAACACAGCAGAGTTCACGCCGGCGACAAAACCCTTTGA